In Streptomyces capitiformicae, one genomic interval encodes:
- the nusG gene encoding transcription termination/antitermination protein NusG, with translation MSDPNLNDAIEPDKSVDDELDIVEGADEVDEFEAAEAEAGEPAEEAAVHVEDDDEAAADEADEEEAEPVDPVEALREELRTLPGEWYVIHTYAGYENRVKTNLEQRAVSLNVEDYIFQAEVPQEEVVQIKNGDRKTIRQNKLPGYVLVRMDLTNESWGVVRNTPGVTGFVGNAYDPYPLTLDEIVKMLAPEAEEKAAREAAEAEGKPAPARKVEVQVLDFEVGDSVTVTDGPFATLQATINEINADSKKVKGLVEIFGRETPVELSFDQIQKN, from the coding sequence GTGTCTGACCCGAACCTGAACGACGCCATCGAGCCGGACAAGTCCGTGGATGATGAGCTCGACATCGTCGAGGGAGCGGACGAGGTCGACGAGTTCGAGGCTGCCGAGGCCGAGGCGGGGGAGCCGGCCGAGGAAGCGGCCGTGCATGTCGAGGACGACGACGAGGCCGCGGCTGACGAGGCCGACGAGGAGGAGGCCGAGCCGGTCGACCCCGTCGAGGCCCTGCGTGAGGAACTGCGGACCCTGCCCGGCGAGTGGTACGTGATCCACACGTACGCCGGTTACGAGAACCGCGTGAAGACCAACCTCGAACAGCGCGCCGTCTCGCTGAACGTCGAGGACTACATCTTCCAGGCCGAGGTGCCGCAGGAAGAGGTCGTCCAGATCAAGAACGGCGACCGCAAGACCATCCGTCAGAACAAGCTCCCCGGCTATGTGCTGGTGCGCATGGACCTGACGAACGAGTCCTGGGGCGTCGTCCGCAACACCCCCGGTGTCACCGGCTTCGTGGGCAACGCCTACGACCCGTACCCGCTGACCCTGGACGAGATCGTCAAGATGCTCGCCCCGGAGGCCGAGGAGAAGGCCGCTCGCGAGGCCGCCGAGGCCGAGGGCAAGCCGGCTCCGGCCCGCAAGGTCGAGGTCCAGGTGCTGGACTTCGAGGTGGGCGACTCGGTCACCGTCACGGACGGTCCGTTCGCCACGCTGCAGGCCACGATCAACGAGATCAACGCCGACTCCAAGAAGGTCAAGGGTCTGGTGGAGATCTTCGGGCGTGAGACGCCGGTCGAGCTTTCCTTCGACCAGATCCAGAAGAACTGA
- the secE gene encoding preprotein translocase subunit SecE — protein sequence MTDAVGSIDTPDAQDEAPEDKKKTRKGGKRAKKGPLKRLALFYRQIVAELRKVVWPTRSQLTTYTTVVIFFVVIMIGLVTVIDFGLDKAAKYVFG from the coding sequence ATGACGGACGCCGTGGGCTCCATCGACACGCCTGATGCCCAGGACGAGGCGCCGGAGGACAAGAAGAAGACCCGCAAGGGCGGCAAGCGTGCCAAGAAGGGCCCGCTGAAGCGTCTCGCGCTCTTCTACCGTCAGATCGTCGCGGAGCTGCGCAAGGTCGTCTGGCCGACCCGCTCCCAGCTCACGACCTACACGACGGTGGTCATCTTCTTCGTCGTCATCATGATCGGTCTCGTGACTGTGATTGACTTCGGACTCGACAAGGCCGCCAAGTACGTCTTCGGCTGA
- a CDS encoding pyridoxal phosphate-dependent aminotransferase translates to MSAATPPTERRVSARVGAISESATLAVDAKAKALKAAGRPVIGFGAGEPDFPTPDYIVEAAVEACKNPKYHRYTPAGGLPELKAAIAAKTLRDSGYEPDVSQILVTNGGKQAIYEAFAAILDPGDEVIVPAPYWTTYPESIRLAGGVPVEVVADETTGYRVSVEQLEAARTEKTKVVLFVSPSNPTGAVYTEPQTEAIGRWAVEHGLWVMTDEIYEHLVYGDAASVSLPALLPELRDKCIVVNGVAKTYAMTGWRVGWIIGPKDVVKAATNLQSHATSNVSNVAQVAALAAVSGGLDAVAKMREAFDRRRKTIVRMLNEIDGVLCPEPEGAFYAYPSVKDLLGKEIRGKRPQDTVELAALILEEAEVAVVPGEAFGTPGYLRLSYALGDEDLVEGVSRIQKLLAEATD, encoded by the coding sequence ATGAGCGCTGCAACCCCTCCCACCGAGCGCCGGGTCTCCGCCCGAGTCGGCGCGATCTCCGAGTCCGCCACCCTCGCCGTGGACGCCAAGGCCAAGGCCCTCAAGGCCGCCGGGCGTCCGGTGATCGGCTTCGGCGCAGGTGAGCCCGACTTCCCGACTCCGGACTACATCGTCGAGGCGGCCGTCGAGGCCTGCAAGAACCCGAAGTACCACCGCTACACGCCGGCCGGCGGTCTGCCCGAGCTGAAGGCCGCGATCGCCGCGAAGACCCTGCGCGACTCCGGCTACGAGCCCGACGTCTCGCAGATCCTGGTCACCAACGGCGGCAAGCAGGCCATCTACGAGGCGTTCGCCGCGATCCTCGACCCGGGCGACGAGGTCATCGTCCCGGCTCCGTACTGGACGACGTACCCGGAGTCGATCCGCCTGGCCGGCGGTGTCCCGGTGGAGGTCGTCGCGGACGAGACGACCGGCTACCGGGTCTCCGTGGAGCAGTTGGAGGCGGCCCGCACGGAGAAGACGAAGGTCGTCCTGTTCGTCTCCCCGTCGAACCCGACCGGCGCGGTCTACACGGAGCCCCAGACCGAGGCGATCGGCCGCTGGGCCGTCGAGCACGGCCTGTGGGTGATGACGGACGAGATCTACGAGCACCTGGTCTACGGTGACGCGGCCTCCGTGTCGCTCCCGGCGCTGCTGCCCGAGCTGCGCGACAAGTGCATCGTGGTCAACGGTGTGGCGAAGACGTACGCCATGACCGGCTGGCGGGTCGGATGGATCATCGGCCCGAAGGACGTCGTGAAGGCCGCGACGAACCTGCAGTCGCACGCCACGTCGAACGTGTCGAACGTCGCCCAGGTGGCGGCCCTCGCCGCCGTCTCCGGCGGCCTGGACGCCGTCGCGAAGATGCGCGAGGCCTTCGACCGGCGCCGCAAGACCATCGTGCGGATGCTCAACGAGATCGACGGTGTCCTCTGCCCGGAGCCCGAGGGCGCGTTCTACGCCTACCCGTCCGTCAAGGACCTGCTCGGCAAGGAGATCCGCGGCAAGCGCCCGCAGGACACGGTCGAGCTGGCCGCGCTGATCCTGGAGGAGGCCGAGGTCGCGGTCGTACCCGGCGAGGCGTTCGGCACGCCGGGCTACCTGCGGCTGTCGTACGCGCTGGGTGACGAGGATCTCGTCGAGGGCGTCTCCCGGATCCAGAAGCTGCTGGCGGAGGCGACGGACTGA